The DNA region TCTCCTCGGCGATCTCGCGCCGCAGCCGCACCATTTCGGCGAGGTCGCTCGCCAGCGCCTGGGTCTCCAGCCGCAGCTCGGGCAGGAACGAGCCGACCAGCATGGCGCTGCGCACCGCCTCCAGCACGTCCTCCGGCTTGGCAATCAGCGCCGGCGGCGGGGTGCGGCCCATGCGCTGCAGCACCGCCAGGAGGTCGGCCAGCAGACGGCGGCGGCCCTCCAGCGCCGAGCGGATGCGTGCCGCCTCATTGTCGAGCAGCGGCAGCCTTGCCTCGGAGGAGGCGATCCTGCCCTCGACCGCCCGCACCCGGGCGGCGGTGTCGATCAGCGTCTGGGTCAGCGCCCGGCGGTCGTCGCGGATGGCGTCGATCTCGGCGCGGATGCGGGCCTCGGCCTCGGCGGCGCGGCGGCGGTCCTCGCGCAGGGCGTCGAGTTCGCGCGCCTTCTCTTCGCGGCTCGCACCCGCAGCCTCCCGGCCCGGCGCATCCTGCGCCAGCGCGCCTCGGGAGAGCGCGGCAGGCGGCAGGACGGCAAGGGCGGCAAACACTGCAATCTCCGGGATGGACGGTCGGGCGCGGCGCATCGGCTCTGGAATCGTGGACCGCCCGGATACACCCCGGATCGGGCGAAGATGGGGCAGAGTTCAACCGGACCGGAGGCGATTGCCAAGAGGTTCGTCCAAGGGCTGCCGGCGAAATTTCATCATACGGTTTCCGGGTGGCCCGCCGATGCCGTCAGGACGCGTTTCCGGTTTCCTGAACCGGATCAGCCGGAAGCCGTCTCGGTTTGTCATCGCAAACCCCACCCCAGATCTGTCGACCATCATCCCGGTCCAAAGTGTCGACCATCTTCCCGGTTGAACATCGAAGCCCCCCACCCCCGACCCCTCCCCACCGCTCGCGAAGCTCGCGGGGGGAGGGGAGAAGCGGGATGCCTCTTCTCCCCTCCCCCCATGAACGCAGTGAATGGTGGGGAGGGGTCGGGGGTGGGGGGCTTCGCGGAGCGCGCGGCGAAGCCGGAAACCAGAGCGTTCTCCGCAAAACCAGTGTCCACCCGTGCGGAAAATGTTCTAGGCGCGGTGATAGGGGTGGCCGGCCAGCAGGGTCATCGCCCGGTAGACCTGCTCGGCCAGCAGGATGCGCACCATCTGGTGCGGCCAGGTCATCGCCCCGAACGACAGGACGAGGCCGGCGCGGGCGCGAAGCTCGTCGGCCATGCCGTCCGGGCCGCCGATGACGAAGACGAGATCGCTGCGCCCGCCGTCGCGCTCGCGGGCGATATGGTCGGCGAAGGCCGGGCTGGTGAGGGATCTGCCGCGCTCGTCGAGCGCGATCAGCGCGCACCCGCCCGGCATCGCCGCGGCGAGGCGGCCGGCTTCGTCGGTCTTGCGGGCGTCGGGCCGGCGGGCGGCACTCTCGGCGATCTCGCCAAGCTCGACCGGCGCGAGGCCCAGCGCACGGCCCATCCCGCGGGCGCGATCGAGATATCGCGCCTCCAGGTCGCGTTCCGGGCCTGCCTTGAGACGGCCGACGGCCAGAGTGAGCAGCCGCACGGCCGTTCGGACGCCGGTCAGGAGGCGCGGGTGCGGCTGTCCGGGCGCACGCCCGACCACATCTTCTCGATATTGTAGAAGCCACGTACCTCGGGCCGGAAGACATGGACGATGACATCGCCCGTGTCGATCAGCACCCAGTCGCAGTGCGGCAGGCCTTCGACCTTCACGCCCTGCACGCCGTGGCTCTTGAGATGTTCGAGGATGTGTTCGGCAATGGCGCCGACATGCCGTTGCGAGCGGCCTGAGCTGACCACCATCCAGTCGGCAATCGTCGTCTTGCCGGC from Blastochloris tepida includes:
- the rlmH gene encoding 23S rRNA (pseudouridine(1915)-N(3))-methyltransferase RlmH gives rise to the protein MRLLTLAVGRLKAGPERDLEARYLDRARGMGRALGLAPVELGEIAESAARRPDARKTDEAGRLAAAMPGGCALIALDERGRSLTSPAFADHIARERDGGRSDLVFVIGGPDGMADELRARAGLVLSFGAMTWPHQMVRILLAEQVYRAMTLLAGHPYHRA
- the rsfS gene encoding ribosome silencing factor, with the translated sequence MSAVSDVVPTAAISTARPAPEEILALVLARLDDDKAEDTVTIDLAGKTTIADWMVVSSGRSQRHVGAIAEHILEHLKSHGVQGVKVEGLPHCDWVLIDTGDVIVHVFRPEVRGFYNIEKMWSGVRPDSRTRAS